The genomic DNA ACACCGCGGTCGAAGGCCTCGACGAGCCCGTCGCGGGCCGCCCGCAACTGCGTCTCGGTGTGCGCCCGGCGCAGCTGGCGCATGGCCCACAGCAGGGATCCGTCGCCCATCCAGTCGAACTCGTGCCGCAGATGGTCGAGCCACGGGTCCCAGCGCTGTGGACGTTCCGTCAGCTCGCTGCCGACCAGCACGTACGCGCCCGCCACCGCCGCGAGCGGGTTCTCCATCTTGGCGTAGAGCAATGCCTCCGCGTCCCTGACCAGGGTCGCCGCCGCGTCGAAGGCGCCTCGGGACATGTATCCCAGGGCGGGCCCCACCCGGCGGTCCCGCACGGCCACCGAGACCGCGCTGCCGGTGGGACTCTGACGCTCGTTGACCAGCACCTCGATCTGCGCGGAGCCCCATGGCGCCGGCAGGGTGACGACGTACTCCTTGCCGGCCAGTGAGACGACCAGGAACTGCCGAGGGCCCGTGGGCCCGCCCCACCGTGTGGGCGTGCCGTGCTCGTCGACCGGTCCGTGCGCGCCGAACCGGTACAGGCGTGCGGCCGCGTCACCCAGCGCGAGACTGGGAACGGACCGGGGCGCGGACTGGGCGATCTCGAAGACGGTCGGCCGTTCGGCCGGCCCGTCGGCCAGCTTGAGCATCGAGTCGAAGTGGTAACTCGTGGGCTTCGGGTCGCCGACGAACACCGCGTGCCCCGGTTGGACGAGCCCTTCCCACACCCCGGAGCGCGACCCCCGGGACCGGGGCACAGGAATCGTCGCACTGTCGTGATAGGTCTCGTAGGCCTCGATGTTGCCCATGAGGTACTGCCAGGAATGTGACGCGTAGGGCGAAGGCGCCGTGCGCAGCGTCACCGGGGTGTCCTCGCCCTCCCTGGCCTCGGCATCCCTGGAAAGCACCGTGCCTGACGGCAGCGTGGCCGACACGATGTACCGGCCGGGATCGACCTCGTACCGCGCCGGCACGGCCGACATCCCGCAGGGGAACACGACGTTGCGATGGGTGACACCGTTGCCGTCGGTCGAGTAGATGTTGCCGACGACCTTGGCGCCGGCGGAGAGGTCGGATTCGTCGAGGGCCAGCGCGACGGTCACGCTCAGGCAGCCACTCATGACTTCACCAGGTGCACCCGGCGGAACACCGGGCGGACGGTGATGGTCTTCGTCCGTACGTCCCGCTCGCCGAGCCTCGCCTCGAAGTCGTAGTCGCCGAAGCTCAGTTCAATGGCCCATTCGCTCTCCGGATCGGTGTCGTCGACGTCGTTCAGTGTCCGGCGCAGCCGCTCGCGTCCGCCTTCGAGGCACACGAACTCGGCCTCCGCGTTGTCCTGTGCGGGGTCGCAGCCCACGTAGACCGGGACGACCGGCGGACCGGCCAGCTGGTGGAGGACGAACACCGGCAGTTCACCCACCGCGGGGACCTGGACGCCCGCGACCATGCCGGCGAAGCAGGGCTGGTGCATGAAGTGGTCGATCGCCTCCAGCAGATGGGCGGTGTTGACCCGCCAGTCGCCTTCGGGGTCGTCGCTCGCCGCACCGGCGAGGCTCTTGAGCAGCGCCTCCGTGAACAGGCTCACCTGCCCGGGCCGGGCGTGCGACTGGTCGCCGGACAGGGTGGCGTAGTAAGGGATGTGGAACCGTCGGGGAAGGTCCAGCGGTCGGGCCCCCGCCCCGAGCGGCGTCCGTCCGGCGAAGCGCGTGCCCGAAGCCTCGATGAGCACGTCGGAGTTGGAGCGGCAGGCGTCGAGGAAGAAGACCTGCTGGGAGGCCTTGCAGCGCTTGAGTCCGTTCATCAGGCCCGCGAAGTCCAGTGCGCCGTTGAGGGGGTTGTGCGGGTCGGCGAAGATGTCGGCGGCGAGGAGCGCCATGTCGTCGCCCTGCGAGATGCCGTGTCCGCAGAAGTAGAAGACGAGCCGGTTGTCGACGTGGCTGTCGCCCCGGTCGTACCACTGTGTGACCGCGGCGAGGATGTTGTCGATGGTGGCGACCTCGACCTCGTGGGCGGTCCCGGTACGGGGGTTCACGAACGGGGCCGGCTGTTCCTCGCTCAGCAGCAGCGAGACGCTGCCGAGCGGCCGCTGCGGGTCGTGGTACTCGGCGAGCAGCCACCTCGCGAAGGCACGGGCGGAGAGAGGCGGTGAGCTGAGCTGCCGCATGCCGTCCGAATCCGCTACCGGAGCCTCGCCGCCCTCGAGATGGGGGTATTTGCCGACACCGACGACCAGTCCGTGGGTGGCCGGAGGCCCGGCATTCTCATCGAGGTGGATCACAGAACCGGCCATGGATCCTCCGGAGACACTCCACTCTGCCGGAGCATGCCCGCAGGCAGAATTTCTCCTATTATATTCCGTGAAAACTGATGCGTCCTGGTTTGTTCCGTGGATGTCCTTCATCAGCGAACGTGAGGCCCGACATGGCCGAGAACCCCGGCGGCACCAATCTGGTCGTCTGCCTCGACGGCACGGGTAACCAATTGAAGGCGAAAGGAAATACCAACGTCATCCGGCTGTACGAGATGCTGGACCTCGCCGACCCCGAACGGCAGATCGCGTTCTACGACCCCGGTGTCGGCACCTTCTCCGCCGCGGGCGCGTGGACGCCCGTCAGCCGCCGTCTCTCGAGACTCTTCGGTCTCGCCTTCGGCTCCGGAATGAAGACCAACCTGGCCGAGGCCTACACGTACCTGATGAACCATTACGCGCCCGGCGACCGCATCTACATCTTCGGTTTCAGCCGCGGCGCCTATACGGCACGCGCCCTTGTGGGCATGCTCAAGACGATCGGTCTGATGCGGCCCGGCATGGAGAACCTCGTGCCGTACGCCGTGTCCGTCTACGCGAAGAACAAGGACTGGACCCAGAAGGACTGGGACCAACTCCACCACTTCGCGGGCGCCTTCAGCAACGCGGTCGACGGGCGGATCGGCATCCCCGTCCACTACCTCGGGATCTGGGACTCCGTGAAGGCCGCGGGTGTCCTGCGGTGGAACCTGCGGTGGCCGTACACCCGTCAACTCCCCAACGTCCGAAGGATCCGCCACGCCGTGTCGATCGACGAGAAGCGCCGGCCCTACCGCGAGTACCTCGTCACGGCGGGCACCAAGAAGCAGACGGCGCCGGCCTCGGTCGAGCAGGTGTGGTTCGCCGGTGTCCACTCCGATGTAGGCGGCACCTTCGACGACGACCCGCGGCTGCCCACCGTCTCCCTCAAGTGGGTCGTGGACGGCGCCCTCGCGGCAGGCCTCCTCGTGAAGACCGGGGCGTACGCGCGTGAGGTGACCCTCGGACCCGAGCACGCGCTGGGCGAGGTGCACCGGATGGGCCGGATCTGGGCCCTGCTCAGCTACCGGCACCGCAGGGTCCCGCCGGACGCGCATGTCCACGCGAGCGTGCGGGCACGGCTGGCAGGGGATCCGGGCTACGGGGACCGGATCCCGGCGACGGCGGTCTGGGCCGACAGCGACTGGCTCAGCCCCTCGCCGGAATCGGCGCCGCGGCGGGCGACGCCCGACGACGGAACCCGAGCCGCCTCCGGTCCCCTCGGCGGACGAACGGCGGCAAGGCGTCCGCCCCGCTGGTGAACAGCAGGCCGCCGGGCACGCGTGTGCAGACCGGCCCGGCAGGCGCACACGGCTCGGAACCCGCTCGACGACCCACGCGTCCCGAGCACGGGTGACCGCTTCCCCGCCCGCGGACGGGGGCTCAGGTGGCGGGAAGTCCGCGGCCCGGCCGGTCCGACGCGTCCCTGACGCCGGACAGGCGAAGAAGCGGCCGCCGCCCGTCAGGGAGATGCCGGGATCGGCCCGCTTTCCGGGCGTCGTCCCGGAGGCCCTCCGGGCATGCCGTCGTACCGTCCAGTAATATCGCGCGGCAGGCCCCCTGAGGAGGAACCGTGTCCCGGTCGGAACGCTCATCCCTGCTACTCGCCGGCCTGTTGGCCACCGCGGGCGTCGCTCACTTCGCCGCACCACGGCAGTTCGACGCGACCATTCCGCGCGCTCTGCCGGGGAAGCCCCGGACCTGGACGTACGCGAGCGGCATCGCCGAACTGGCGCTGGCGGCCGGGGTGGCGCTGCCCCGTACGCGGCGTGCCGCGGCGCTCGCCACCGCCGCCTTCTTCGTCGGCGTGTTCCCCGCCAACGTCCAGATGGCCGTGGACTGGCGTCACCGCCCCGCACCCCTCAGGACCGCGGCCCTCGCGCGGCTTCCCCTCCAGGTGCCGCTCGTGCTGTGGGCGCGTGGCGTGGCCAAGGGCGCGGAGGGCCGGTCATGACGCGTCGTGTGGATGTCGGCGACAAGGTCGAGGACTTCGTCCTGCCGGACGAGACCGGTACGCCCCGGCAACTGTCGGACCTGGTCGCCGACGGGCCGGTGGTGCTGTTCTTCTATCCCGCCGCGCTGACCGCCGGCTGCACCGCGGAAGCATGCCACTTCCGGGATCTGGCCGCGGAGTTCGCCGCCGCCGGCGCGCGGCCGGTGGGAATCAGCGGTGATCCGGTCGACCGCCAGCAGGAGTTCGCCGGACAGCACACGCTCGGCTTCCCGCTGCTGTCCGACGAGGACGGAACGATCCGTGAGCGGTTCGGCGTGAAGCGCGGCTTCTCCCTGGCGCCCACCAAGCGCGTCACCTTCGTCATCGCCGAGGACCGCACGGTCCTGGAGGTGGTGCGCAGCGAACTGCGCATGAGCGCGCACGCCGACCGGGCCCTCACCGCCCTGCGCGCGCACCGGAGCTGAATCACACCCCGGAGATCCGGACGGTTTGGCCCGGCCGCTCGGGATGCGGCGGGGCCAAACCGTCCCTGCGAGCAGGGTCAGCCGCGCGCTGCCTGTGTCCCGCCCGTCGCCCGGCAGCCGAGCGCCTTGAGGTCGACCGCGTCGGCCATCGCCTGCATCCCCTTGTCGTTGGGATGCAGGTGGTCGCCGCCGTCGAAGAACGGCAGGATCCGCTGCTGGTCGTACGGACTGCGCGTGATCTTGTCGAAATCCGTCACGGCGTCGAGCGCGCCGCTGTTCCTGATCCAGTCGTTGACGCCCTGGCGCACGGCCTCGGAGGCGTCGTCGTACTCGTACCAGCCCTTGAACGGCATGACGGTCGCGCCGACGACGCACTTGCCCGCCGTGTGCGCCCGGTCGATGATCTCCTGATAGCCGGCGATCATGTCCTCCACCGTGACGCCGGAGTGGGCCTTGATGTCGTTGATGCCTTCGAACAGGAACACCGTGCTGACCCCGGGCTGGGAGAGCACATCACGCTGGAGCCTCTTCAGCGCGGCCTCACCGGCGCCGTCCGCGAGCACCTTGTTGCCCGAAATGCCCTCGTTCGCCACTCCCTTCACAGTGCTGCCGGACGCGGCCTGGAGCCGTCGGGCGAGATAGTCGGGCCAGCGGCGGTTCCCGTCCGTGGTCGAGGCCCATCCGTCGGTGATGGAGTCGCCGAGGGCCACCACCGAGCTGACCGCCGTGGATGTCTCCACATCGACGGCGTCCAGCCAGTACCAGGAGCCCATCGGGTCGGTCCAGTTGGCCGCGCCCTCCTCGGCGGCGTGGTCGCCCGCGGTCGCGTAATTGGTCTGCATGGCCATCCCGTGACCGGTCGTCGGTCCCTGGGCGCCTGTCACGTACAGGCTGACGACCAGATCGCTCTGAGCGGCCAGCTTTCCGGGCAGCGGATCGCTGAGCACGGTCTCACCGGCCGGGACGGTGACGGACGCGGCCCCGTCGAAGGACAGCTTCCGGTTGGAGCCGTGGACCAGCTCCGCACCCTGCTTCCGCAGCCCCGCGTACGCGTTCGCGAAGGTCACCGGGTGGTCACCGAAGGCGTTGGACAGCCGGATACGCATGTTCGTGCCGCCGACGCTGGTGCGCACGATCAACCGGTAACTGCGGTCGGCGGGCCCGGCGCTCTGCCGGTCGGCACTCGCGCCCCAGGTGACCACGGAGTGCTTGGACTGCGCGGCGGCCGGGGTCCCCGCCGTGCCCGTCGGCGCTTGCGCCTGCGTCTGCGCCGACGAGGAGACCGTCAGGGGTCCGCAGACCGCCAGGATCACCGCTGAGACGACGCCCGCCGCCCGGCGCCGGTACGAGGCAGCGCTCATCCGAGGTTCCGCAGCGTGACGGACTCACCGGGCTTGAGGCTGATCTTCCGCGAGGCGCCGCCCGCGACGACGGTCGTGCGGCGGCCGCCCACGCTCTTCAGCGTCGCCCGGGTGACCTTGCCGTTCTTCCAGCTGAGATCCGCGACGAAGCCGCCGCGCACGCCCACGCCGGACACCGAGCCGGATGCCGCCCAGGCGGCGGGCAGCGCGGGGAGCAGCTCGATATGGCCGGGCCGCGAGTAGACCAGCATCTCGACGATCGCGGCGGGGGTGCCGAAGTTCGCCTCGATCTGGAAGATGCCGCGGCCCGTCTCCACCTCGTAGATGTCGAAGAGGTTCATCGCGGTGCCGTTGGTTCCGTTGACCGACGGCTTCAGGTTGTTGACGACCAGCTGGTACGCCTTGTCCGCGTTCTTCAGCCTCGCCCAGCACAGGCTGCGCCAGGCGTTGGCCCAGCCGAAACTGTTCATGCCGCGCGCCGTGAGGAGGGCGGTCGCGCCGTCGACGATGTCCTTCGGCGTGGAGCCGTCCGGACGGATGCGGTCGCCGGGGAACAGGTTGATGAGCGGGGAGAGGTGCCGGTGCGTGGTCTCGCCGAGGTTGTCGGGCGACATCCACTCCTCCAGCCAGCCGGTCTTGGGGCTGACCACGGGCAGGTACAGGCGCTCGCGCAGACCGTCGACGGTCTTCCGGTGGGCGGCGTCCTTGGCGAGCAGCTCGGAAGCGGTGTGGAAGTTTCCGAAGAGGCCCCACACCAGTTCCTGGGCATACGTGTTGCCCTTGGCGTCCTGCGGGCCGTGCTCGGGCGACCAGTCGCTGTCGTCGATCAGGACCTCGCGCTTCGCGCCGGACGCGTCGGTGACGGTCGTGGTGATGAGACGTGCGTCCCAGAACTCCACGGCGCCCTTGAGGAGCGGGTAGATCTTCTTGAGATAGGCGCGGTCCTGGGTGTACTCGTAGTGCTCGAACAGGCTCTGGCAGAGCCAGGCGTTGCCGGCCGGGTGCCACCACCAGCCGGACCCGCCATAGGGGTTGGTGGAGAAGGCGACGGTCCAGCCGGCGACCTTGCCGCTGGAGTTGCGGTATCGGTTGGTGGAGTCGTTGAACAGCCGCTGGGTGACGTCCGTCCAGGAGGACAACTGCGCGAGGCAGTAGTCCGTGAAGGCGTCGAAACACTCGGACAGGCCCGCCCGGTCCGCCATCCAGTAGTTCATCTGGATGTTGATGTCGCTGTGGTAGTCGGCCATCCAGTCCGGGTCGTTGCCGTCCAGCCACGGGCCCTGGAGGCCCATCGGCAGGCTGCCCCGCGATCCGGAGATCATCAGATAGCGGCCGAACTGCAGGTAGGCGGCCTCGAGTTCCGGGTCGGGGAGGTCGTCCCGGTGGCGTGCCTGCAGCCGCTCCCAGGTGTCCAGTTCGCGCTGCGCGGCGGACGAGGTGCCGAGGTTGATGTCCAGCTGTCCGAACACGGCGCGGAAGTCGGCGACATGTGTGTGCAGCAGGGTGCTCGTCGGGTGGCCGGCCGCCTTGAGGACCTTGGTCCTGGCGAGGCGCTGCGGGTCCACGGAAGGGTCGCGGAACTTCGCGGCCGCGTCGGACGCGTAGTTGGTGCCGCCGCTGACGACGACGGTGAGGTCCTTGCAGCCGCTGAAGGAGATCGACGTACCGTCGACGCGGACCCTGCCGGTGCTGCTGTGGGCGGTGACGGCGGCGCCGTACTTCAGGCCGTTGGCGAAGGAGGCGCCGAACGACGCGTAGCGCCCCGCGCTGTTGGCGGTGGTGGACTCGCCGTGGGTGCCGGCGAGGGAGACGGTGCCCGTGTAGGCGCCGCCGCCCTGCTGGGAGAAGTACAGGACGATGGCGTCGTCGGGGCGGCTGGCGAAGACCTGCCGCCGGTAGGTCACGCCGGAGATGTCGTACGAGGTGCTGACCAGGCCCTGGGCCATGTCCAGGGAACGGCGGTAGTTGTCGACGCTTCCCAGGTCGTGGTCGGGGATGGCGACCGTGAGCTTGGCCAGCAGGGTCAAGGAGCCGAAGTCGTCGCGGCCGTAGGGGAACTGGCCGTCGCTCTGGAGCTTGTCGTTGAGATGGCCGGTCCACAGGGTGGCGTCGGTGATCATCAGAAGTTCATGGGCGGGGTCGTTGCTCGCGAGCGCCCCGAGGCGTCCGTTCCCGACCGGCAGCCCCTGCTCGATCATCGAGTGGGAGGAGCCGGGAGCGCCCCACCACAGCTGGTTCTTCGCGGCGTCGGCCGCGGACAGCATGGGCGACTCGGTGGGGCGGAAGGGGGCCGCCGAGGCGGTGAAGGCGGGCAGACCACCGAGTGCGGTGGCCGCGCCGGCGGCGGCGAGAGCGAGGAAGCCTCTGCGGCTGGGTTTGTTGTCGCGTGGTGCGGTCTGCTGGATGTCCACGGTGGGTGCACTCCATATCCGGGCGCGGCTCATGCGGGAACGACGGTTGCGGGGCCGTCTGGGGGTCCCCGCGGGGCCCGGGGTCAGGTCACCGGGCCCCGCGGGAAGCAGGTCGGACGGACTGCGGACGTCAGACGGACTGCGGAACGACGATCCTGTCGATGTCGGGTGCGTATCCGCTGCCGCTGTCGAACGTGATGGTGTTCGAGCCCGCCTTCAGTGCCAGTTGGACACTGACGGTCTCGGCCGTGCTCCAGTCGCCCGTGGAGGGGAACTTCAGGCTCGTGCCGTTACCGCTGTTGGACAGGACGGTCACCGAGCGGGGGTCGCCGCTGACGTAGGCGACCTTGACGGTGTAGATCCCGTCCTTCTTCACCGTGATGTCGTTGATCCGCAGCTTGCCGCCGGTGTACAGGTTGCCGACCTTCTTGCCGCCGGAGCAGGCGTCACATCCGCCGACGGAGGCGTTGCCCGACAGGGTGTTGGCCGCGGCCTCGGCCTCGTAGCCCGTGGTCGCCAGGGTGCCGCCGCCGGGCTTGATCGTGAACAGCCGCGAGCCATGTGCGGGCAGCGCCTCGGTGATCTTGTTCTTGTGGGTCCCGAGGTTCGTCTTGTTCCACAGGTCACGCACGGAGGCGTTGCCGGTGAATCCGAACGAAGCCCAGTGGGCGGTGACGGAGGCCGGCGAGTCGCCGAGGTTGAACAGGGCGACGGTGTAGCTGCCGTCGGCGTTCTTGGTGCCCCAGACCTGCTGGTCGCCGACCGGGGTGACCGGACGCGCGACGGGCGAGGTGTTCTGATCGACGGCGATGACTTCCTTGTTGGTGAGCAGGGAGACGCCGTAGCTGTCCAGCTTGGTGAGGTCGTCACCGGTGAACAGCGGCGACTTGTTGATGGCCCACAGCGTCATGTAGCTCTGCCGCTCGGCCTTGGTGAGGCCGTCCATCTCGCCGTTGCCGACATCGATGGCGTCGAGGTCGTTCCAGCCGCCGGGGCCCGCCTTGCTGCTCCACGCCGGGGCGTCGTCCCATCGGTCGTTGACCGAGTTCTCCCAGGTGACCAGGGTGTTGCAGTAGCACTCGATGTCGGTGTCGATGCGCCAGCCGTTGGAGTACTTCTTCCAGTCGGCGGCGTGGCCGATGTCGAGCGACCAGGAGAGCTCGAGGTGGATCGGGCGGCCGGTGGCGGCGATGGCCTTCTGCCAGGCGGCGACGTCGGCGACGTTGTTGTAGTTGTCACCGGACTTGAACGAGCCCGGGCCCACCCCGTCCAGCTTGAGGAAGTCGTAGCCCCAGTCCGCGAACATCTGCGCCTGCGAGTCGATGTACTTCTGCGCGCAGGACTTGTCGAAGTCGATCTTGTAGGCGTTGTCCCAGCCGTTGGTGGTGCGCAGGTCCGAGTAGACGATGTCGGCGGTGGTGCAGCCGGGGGCCTTCGAGATCGGCGTCTTGCCGTCGCCGTACGCCCCCTTCTCCAGGCCGACGGGCAGGTAGATGCCCGCCTTGAGGCCCTTGGAGTGGATGTGGTCGGCGACCGACTTCATGCCGTGGGGGAAGCGGACCGGGTCGGGCGTCTGCCGGCCGTACTGGTCGAACTGGGTCTTCCAGTTCTTGTCCATCCACCAGCCGGCGTCGATGTTGACGTGGTCGTAGCCGTACTTCTTCAGCTTCGAGGCGAGGGCGTCCGTCTGCTTCAGGACGTTCGCCTCGGTGAGATAGCTGTAGTCGCCGTCCGGGTTGAGGCCCGGGTACTTCGACGACTGCATGCTCCAGCTCGACCAGCCCATGTACGGCTTGGCGGCGACCGGAGCGGCGGCGGGCGTGCTCGTGTCCGCCTGGGCGGCCGGGACGACCGTCGCGACACCCGCGGTGAGGGCGAGGACGAGGACGGCTCTTATGGAGCGGCGGCCGGAGCGCGGGGCGGCTCCGGGTATGACGGCGTACGAGGATGACCCCATGGGTCGGACCTCCTGGGACGATGACAGCGGGGGCGGTTGGTGCGGGGCGGCTCTTGCCCCGGCGGTCGGACGGCGGCTCAGCCCTTGCCCGAACCGATGGTGAGTCCGCTGATGAATTGGCGCTGGAGCGCGAAGTACACCAGCAGTGTGGGGATCGCGGTCATCAGAGCACCGGCCGCGATGAGGTTGGGATTGGTGAAGTACGCACCCTGGAGGTTCGCCAGGGCGGAGGTGACGGGGCGCTTGTCGCCGGTCTCGATCAGCGCGAGCGGCCAGAAGAAGTCGTTGTAGATCCAGATCGATTCGAGCGTCGCCAGGGCCGCGAACGCCGGGCGGCACAGCGGCAGGATGATCTGGAAGAACTGCCGCCACACGGGGGCGCCGTCCACGAGCGCCGCCTCGGAGATCTCCTTCGGGATCGTCTTCATGTAGTTGCTGAGCAGGAAGGTGCAGAACCCGGACTGGTAGGCGATGTGGATGGCGATGATGCCCCAGGCCGAGTTGTAGAGAAGGAGCGAGTCGCTCATCCACTGCGGCAGCGGGACGAGGAGGTAGAGCCGGTACAGCGGGGTGACGAGGACCTGCGCGGGCAGGAGATTGCCCGCGGTGAACAGCATCAGCAGAACGATGTTCCAGCGGAAGTCGAAGCGGGAGACGAAGAAGGCGACCGCCGACGAGAACAGCAGGGTGAACAGCACCGACGGGACCGTGATGAGGACGGAGTTCCAGAAGAAGTGCGGCATCCCGGACTGGTCCCAGGCGTCCGTGAAGTTGTCGAAGCCGAGGCTGTGGGGCCAGGAGAGATAGCCGTGCTTCGCGGTGTCCGAGTAGGGCCGCAGCGACGTGTACATCGCCCACAGCAGCGGGACGAGCCACAGCAGGGCGATGCCGCCCAGCATCAGATGACGGCCTGTCTGGCGCCGCGGCCTCGATGAGGTCTTCGGCTGCTGCGGCTCGCGCCGGGTCCGCGGGCGGGAGGCCGGGCGCGGCACGGTCGTGGTCACTGGTCCTCCTTGCGGAAGTTCTGGACGAGGAACGTCCCGATGGCGGCAAGGGAGACCACGAGCAGGACGACCGCGAGGGCGGAACCGTAACCGATGTGACTGGACTCGCCGAGGATGTTGTCGGTGATGAGGAGGGACAGGAGCTCCATGCCCGGCTTGCTTCCGATTCCGCCGCCGAGGACGTAGACGACGTCGAAGGACCGCAGGGACTCCATGACCGTGATGACCAGGATGATGACGTTGACCGGTCTCAGGGCCGGGAAGACCACCCGCAGGAAGGTCTGCCGTCCGTTGGCCCCGTCGAGCGCGGCGGCTTCCTTGAGCGCCGGGTCGAAGCCCTTCAGGCCGGCCAGGTAGAGAATCATGATGTAGCCGGTGTGCCGCCAGCCGGAGGCGACCAGGACGGCCCACAGGTTGAGGTCGGGGTTGCCGAGCCAGTCGATGTGGTGGCCCGAACCGGCCGCGTTCAGGAGGCCGTTGAGGAGCCCGGTGTCGGGGTTGTAGATGATCTCCCAGATGAAGCCCACCACGGCCAGGGAGAGCACCATCGGCAGGAAGATCGCGGTCTGGTAGACCCTCGTGAAGCGGATCTTCCGGTCGAGCTGGTAGGCGAGGAAGATGCCGAACGGGGTGGGCAGCAGGGCCGTGAACAGCAGCCAGGCCACGTTGTGCCGCACCGCCGGCCAGAACGGCGGGTAGTTGGTGAAGATCTCCTGGTAGTTGTCCAGGCCGACCCAGTGGATGTCGACCAGGTCGATGCCGTCCCAGGTGGTGAAGGACAGCCACAGGGAGGCCAGTGCGGGCAGCCAGACGAAGAAGAGCAGGGCCGCGAGCGGGATGCCGATGATGACGGTCAGAAAGATCCGGTCGCCGGGGCCGAGGCGGCGGGGGCGGGCCTTTCGCGGTGCGGGAGACGCGGGCGCGGAGGACACGGAGGGCGCGGAGGACACGGTGCGGGAGACCTTTCCGGCCCTGGTCAGGCGGTGAAGAAACGCGAGCGCTGGGACTCGATCTTCTTCAGCGTCCCTGCGCCGTCGTCGGGGTGGCCGAGCCACTGGGTCAGGCCGGGGAGCACGACGGTGGAGATGAAGCCCGGGTCGCTGTCACGGTCCGCGAACTGGCTGATGTGCTTGGCGGAGGCGATGAGGTCGGCGGACTTCTTCTGCAGCGCGTTGTACGAGCCGGTGTCGGCCTCCTCGTTGACGGCGAGGTTGCTCGGGTCGACGCCCATGTACACCTCCTCGGTGCGGGCCCCGCCGAGGAACTCCAGGAACTTCTTGGCGCCGTCCTCGTTCTTGGGCCGCCGGCTGAGCATGAAGCCGTCGGTGGGGGCCTCGACGGCATCCTGGCCGTGGGTGGCGTCGATCTCGGGGAAGGGGAAGAAGTCGATGTCGCTGCGGATTTTCTCGTCGGTGATCTGCTGGCCGAGGAACAGTCCGATGACGGCCATGCCGGACTTCTTGTCGAGCAGCGACTGGGCGGCGTCCTGCCAGGAGCGGCCACCGGCTCCCTGCTGGTAGTGCGGGGCCAGTTCACGCCAGTGATCGAGCGTGGCGACGGCACGCTTGTCGGTCCAGGAGACCTTGCCGCGCATCAGGGACATGTGGAAGTCGTAGCCGTTGGTCCGCATGTTGACGTAGTCGAAGGCGCCGAGAATGCTCCAGCTGTCGCCGCCGCCGTA from Streptomyces avermitilis MA-4680 = NBRC 14893 includes the following:
- a CDS encoding SGNH/GDSL hydrolase family protein, whose translation is MSAASYRRRAAGVVSAVILAVCGPLTVSSSAQTQAQAPTGTAGTPAAAQSKHSVVTWGASADRQSAGPADRSYRLIVRTSVGGTNMRIRLSNAFGDHPVTFANAYAGLRKQGAELVHGSNRKLSFDGAASVTVPAGETVLSDPLPGKLAAQSDLVVSLYVTGAQGPTTGHGMAMQTNYATAGDHAAEEGAANWTDPMGSWYWLDAVDVETSTAVSSVVALGDSITDGWASTTDGNRRWPDYLARRLQAASGSTVKGVANEGISGNKVLADGAGEAALKRLQRDVLSQPGVSTVFLFEGINDIKAHSGVTVEDMIAGYQEIIDRAHTAGKCVVGATVMPFKGWYEYDDASEAVRQGVNDWIRNSGALDAVTDFDKITRSPYDQQRILPFFDGGDHLHPNDKGMQAMADAVDLKALGCRATGGTQAARG
- a CDS encoding T6SS phospholipase effector Tle1-like catalytic domain-containing protein, with the protein product MAENPGGTNLVVCLDGTGNQLKAKGNTNVIRLYEMLDLADPERQIAFYDPGVGTFSAAGAWTPVSRRLSRLFGLAFGSGMKTNLAEAYTYLMNHYAPGDRIYIFGFSRGAYTARALVGMLKTIGLMRPGMENLVPYAVSVYAKNKDWTQKDWDQLHHFAGAFSNAVDGRIGIPVHYLGIWDSVKAAGVLRWNLRWPYTRQLPNVRRIRHAVSIDEKRRPYREYLVTAGTKKQTAPASVEQVWFAGVHSDVGGTFDDDPRLPTVSLKWVVDGALAAGLLVKTGAYAREVTLGPEHALGEVHRMGRIWALLSYRHRRVPPDAHVHASVRARLAGDPGYGDRIPATAVWADSDWLSPSPESAPRRATPDDGTRAASGPLGGRTAARRPPRW
- a CDS encoding caspase family protein produces the protein MAGSVIHLDENAGPPATHGLVVGVGKYPHLEGGEAPVADSDGMRQLSSPPLSARAFARWLLAEYHDPQRPLGSVSLLLSEEQPAPFVNPRTGTAHEVEVATIDNILAAVTQWYDRGDSHVDNRLVFYFCGHGISQGDDMALLAADIFADPHNPLNGALDFAGLMNGLKRCKASQQVFFLDACRSNSDVLIEASGTRFAGRTPLGAGARPLDLPRRFHIPYYATLSGDQSHARPGQVSLFTEALLKSLAGAASDDPEGDWRVNTAHLLEAIDHFMHQPCFAGMVAGVQVPAVGELPVFVLHQLAGPPVVPVYVGCDPAQDNAEAEFVCLEGGRERLRRTLNDVDDTDPESEWAIELSFGDYDFEARLGERDVRTKTITVRPVFRRVHLVKS
- a CDS encoding peroxiredoxin, encoding MTRRVDVGDKVEDFVLPDETGTPRQLSDLVADGPVVLFFYPAALTAGCTAEACHFRDLAAEFAAAGARPVGISGDPVDRQQEFAGQHTLGFPLLSDEDGTIRERFGVKRGFSLAPTKRVTFVIAEDRTVLEVVRSELRMSAHADRALTALRAHRS
- a CDS encoding glycosyl hydrolase family 95 catalytic domain-containing protein yields the protein MDIQQTAPRDNKPSRRGFLALAAAGAATALGGLPAFTASAAPFRPTESPMLSAADAAKNQLWWGAPGSSHSMIEQGLPVGNGRLGALASNDPAHELLMITDATLWTGHLNDKLQSDGQFPYGRDDFGSLTLLAKLTVAIPDHDLGSVDNYRRSLDMAQGLVSTSYDISGVTYRRQVFASRPDDAIVLYFSQQGGGAYTGTVSLAGTHGESTTANSAGRYASFGASFANGLKYGAAVTAHSSTGRVRVDGTSISFSGCKDLTVVVSGGTNYASDAAAKFRDPSVDPQRLARTKVLKAAGHPTSTLLHTHVADFRAVFGQLDINLGTSSAAQRELDTWERLQARHRDDLPDPELEAAYLQFGRYLMISGSRGSLPMGLQGPWLDGNDPDWMADYHSDINIQMNYWMADRAGLSECFDAFTDYCLAQLSSWTDVTQRLFNDSTNRYRNSSGKVAGWTVAFSTNPYGGSGWWWHPAGNAWLCQSLFEHYEYTQDRAYLKKIYPLLKGAVEFWDARLITTTVTDASGAKREVLIDDSDWSPEHGPQDAKGNTYAQELVWGLFGNFHTASELLAKDAAHRKTVDGLRERLYLPVVSPKTGWLEEWMSPDNLGETTHRHLSPLINLFPGDRIRPDGSTPKDIVDGATALLTARGMNSFGWANAWRSLCWARLKNADKAYQLVVNNLKPSVNGTNGTAMNLFDIYEVETGRGIFQIEANFGTPAAIVEMLVYSRPGHIELLPALPAAWAASGSVSGVGVRGGFVADLSWKNGKVTRATLKSVGGRRTTVVAGGASRKISLKPGESVTLRNLG
- a CDS encoding DoxX family protein; translation: MSRSERSSLLLAGLLATAGVAHFAAPRQFDATIPRALPGKPRTWTYASGIAELALAAGVALPRTRRAAALATAAFFVGVFPANVQMAVDWRHRPAPLRTAALARLPLQVPLVLWARGVAKGAEGRS